One Nitrospirota bacterium genomic region harbors:
- a CDS encoding serine/threonine protein kinase: MIFLDVQEIGYGGMGRIYSAFSPDLQRKVTLKTLHPYLTADPDFRSRLKKEAEILARLSHPNIVSYFGFEILTYDQHHEPCLVMEYAEGLSLQKKLHDSGPMTFQEILPIFLQLSDALCYLHQNQINHLDIKPENILMTQGGKILLADFGISTAIGQEGTTGPLQESFGSLTYTSPEQLKGERGDGRSDLFSFGMVLYAMILGKGYFDGRENKSIWGELVYDSEPLHLVFPKEIPVFFQNLIRKAVEKKKITRFQNISALLGYFREVELPIEFENQREMTSPRKVSDMTIIFASGLLLIPILLIGWSDWEESESVRKSKLIDVQGQVRNSFQPLAESTKLEEPVIQISEVIRETGIEKSESALPSRDQENVPLAGVLSDEELEKILVVFKSLVENRKLDALRKEFSPNQQLLSRLQNLFGSNPKLEVRFLQVKQEGRSVKVYYRVIPGSLPGEEGILLFDGDSWKLL; this comes from the coding sequence ATGATTTTTCTCGATGTTCAAGAAATTGGATACGGGGGAATGGGGAGGATCTACTCCGCTTTTTCGCCTGATCTTCAGCGCAAGGTCACTCTGAAAACGCTCCATCCTTATTTGACCGCCGATCCGGATTTTCGATCAAGATTGAAAAAGGAGGCGGAGATATTAGCTCGTCTTTCCCATCCCAATATAGTTTCTTATTTTGGTTTTGAGATTCTCACCTACGATCAGCATCACGAGCCTTGCCTGGTCATGGAATATGCGGAAGGTCTGAGTCTTCAGAAGAAGCTCCATGATTCCGGACCCATGACCTTTCAAGAGATTCTTCCCATTTTTCTTCAACTTTCAGACGCGCTCTGTTACCTCCATCAAAATCAGATTAACCACCTCGACATTAAACCTGAAAATATTCTGATGACCCAGGGAGGAAAGATACTGCTAGCTGATTTTGGTATTTCCACCGCGATAGGCCAGGAAGGAACGACAGGTCCACTTCAGGAATCGTTCGGAAGTCTTACTTATACATCGCCCGAACAGCTCAAAGGAGAACGTGGCGACGGAAGATCGGACCTTTTTTCTTTCGGAATGGTTCTCTATGCGATGATATTGGGAAAAGGATATTTCGACGGAAGAGAAAACAAGAGTATTTGGGGTGAACTCGTCTATGACTCAGAGCCGCTTCACCTAGTCTTTCCAAAGGAGATTCCGGTCTTTTTTCAAAATCTGATTCGAAAAGCGGTAGAAAAAAAGAAAATTACGCGATTTCAGAATATTTCGGCTCTTCTCGGCTATTTTCGAGAAGTGGAATTACCCATCGAATTCGAAAATCAACGAGAGATGACCTCCCCGCGGAAAGTCTCTGATATGACGATCATATTCGCCAGCGGGCTCCTATTGATTCCAATTTTATTAATCGGATGGTCTGACTGGGAGGAAAGCGAGAGTGTGAGGAAATCGAAACTTATTGACGTCCAAGGTCAGGTTCGAAACTCTTTTCAACCTTTAGCGGAATCGACTAAATTAGAAGAGCCGGTGATTCAAATCTCAGAAGTGATCCGGGAAACAGGGATTGAAAAGAGTGAGTCTGCATTGCCGTCACGCGATCAGGAAAATGTCCCTTTGGCGGGTGTTCTTTCGGATGAAGAACTTGAAAAAATTCTCGTTGTATTCAAATCATTAGTTGAAAATAGAAAACTGGATGCCCTAAGAAAAGAATTTTCTCCGAATCAGCAACTGCTCTCTCGGCTTCAGAATCTCTTTGGTTCCAATCCCAAATTGGAAGTGCGATTTCTTCAGGTCAAACAGGAGGGGCGTTCCGTCAAGGTATATTATCGCGTAATCCCGGGCTCGCTTCCGGGAGAAGAGGGAATTCTCTTATTTGACGGTGACTCGTGGAAACTGCTCTGA
- a CDS encoding sel1 repeat family protein: MLLLLSIPLLSNTSRESLYRKGFYLLLICSFFIQLIGVLEGINKLNWNHFPEHINVSQNRLWNWKYNPVSWEFRREIGRIGEGKWGLISFITENAEAGDTESQEWLGEIYQNGADVEKNDVEAVKWYRKAAEQGNPNGQFNLAVMYAQGLGVAKDDAEAVKWYRRSAEQGNSNGEVNLGIMYANGFGLNRDYVEAVKWFRMAAEQGNPKGQINLGVMYVQGLGMAKDDVEAVKWYRKAAEQGNPFGQLNLGVMYANGLGLDKDYFEAVKWVRKSVDQGNAEAQVMLGLFFENGYGVAKNETEALKWYRKAAEQGNVLGKNNVRRISHEGSQNPN; encoded by the coding sequence ATGTTGCTGCTTCTTTCAATCCCGTTATTAAGCAACACATCCCGTGAATCCCTCTATCGGAAGGGATTTTACTTACTATTGATCTGTTCTTTTTTTATTCAACTGATAGGTGTGTTGGAAGGGATTAACAAGTTAAATTGGAATCACTTTCCCGAACATATTAATGTTTCTCAAAATCGTTTGTGGAATTGGAAGTATAATCCCGTCTCATGGGAATTCCGCAGGGAAATCGGTAGAATCGGGGAGGGCAAATGGGGACTGATAAGCTTTATCACTGAAAACGCAGAAGCGGGAGATACGGAATCCCAGGAATGGCTTGGCGAAATATATCAAAATGGAGCGGATGTGGAAAAAAACGATGTTGAAGCGGTGAAGTGGTATCGCAAGGCCGCCGAGCAGGGAAACCCCAATGGTCAGTTTAACCTCGCTGTCATGTATGCTCAGGGACTGGGTGTGGCCAAGGATGACGCCGAAGCGGTGAAATGGTATCGTAGGTCCGCTGAGCAGGGGAATTCCAATGGAGAGGTTAATCTCGGCATCATGTATGCAAACGGCTTTGGCCTGAACAGGGATTATGTAGAGGCCGTTAAGTGGTTTCGCATGGCCGCGGAACAGGGCAACCCAAAAGGACAGATTAACCTTGGGGTCATGTATGTTCAAGGACTCGGGATGGCTAAAGATGATGTTGAAGCAGTGAAATGGTATCGCAAGGCGGCCGAGCAAGGAAATCCCTTTGGACAGTTAAATCTTGGTGTCATGTATGCAAATGGATTGGGCCTGGATAAAGATTATTTTGAAGCAGTAAAATGGGTACGCAAATCCGTGGATCAAGGAAATGCCGAGGCACAAGTCATGCTCGGTCTGTTTTTTGAAAACGGATATGGCGTTGCAAAAAATGAAACAGAAGCTTTAAAGTGGTACCGGAAGGCAGCGGAACAGGGAAACGTTCTTGGCAAAAATAACGTTCGTCGTATAAGTCATGAGGGCTCCCAAAACCCTAACTAA
- a CDS encoding glycosyltransferase family 2 protein, producing MLNGKKIIVVLPAYRAEKTLLQTYQDIPRDIVDTIILVDDASDDSTVELAKQLGIEIFVHGQNMGYGANQKTCYREALRAGADIVVMLHPDYQYDPRLIIPMAGMVASGIYDVVLGSRILGGGAMKGGMPFYKYLSNRFLTYVQNLLMATKLSEFHSGYRAFTRKVLESLPLLANSDDYIFDNQMLAQTVAQEFRIGEISCPTRYFPEASSINLNRSVVYGLGVLQTSVTYFFWKLHLLKSSLFDTSPTKCLNRPYYSRPATSLLAESSKSSESKGDQGPKI from the coding sequence ATGTTGAACGGAAAAAAGATCATCGTCGTGCTTCCCGCTTACCGAGCTGAAAAGACACTGTTACAAACTTATCAGGATATCCCCCGTGATATTGTGGACACGATTATCCTCGTGGATGATGCGAGTGATGACAGTACCGTTGAATTGGCCAAGCAGCTTGGTATTGAGATTTTTGTTCATGGTCAAAATATGGGCTACGGTGCGAACCAAAAGACTTGCTATAGAGAAGCACTCCGGGCTGGAGCGGATATCGTTGTGATGCTCCATCCGGATTATCAATATGACCCTCGCCTAATCATACCTATGGCTGGAATGGTGGCTTCGGGGATTTATGATGTTGTACTGGGTTCACGGATTCTTGGAGGTGGTGCGATGAAAGGAGGAATGCCTTTTTATAAGTACCTTTCGAATCGTTTTCTGACCTATGTTCAAAATCTATTAATGGCAACTAAACTTTCAGAATTTCATAGCGGATACCGTGCATTTACACGCAAGGTCCTTGAATCTCTTCCGCTATTGGCGAACTCCGACGACTACATATTTGATAACCAAATGCTTGCCCAAACCGTGGCACAGGAGTTCCGGATTGGCGAGATATCATGTCCTACACGATATTTTCCAGAGGCGAGCTCTATTAACTTGAATCGCTCCGTAGTTTACGGCCTGGGTGTGCTACAAACCAGCGTTACTTATTTCTTTTGGAAGTTGCATTTATTAAAATCATCCCTGTTCGATACCTCGCCGACAAAGTGCCTCAATCGCCCATATTACTCTCGTCCTGCAACTTCATTATTAGCCGAGTCTTCAAAAAGTTCGGAGAGTAAAGGCGATCAGGGGCCAAAAATCTAA
- a CDS encoding dipeptide ABC transporter ATP-binding protein codes for MPPLLSVVHLKKYFPVKEGFFSSGNKAVHAVDDVSFELQEGEVLGLVGESGSGKSTTGRLILRLIEPTSGEVYYRGENILKAESGRMRSLRKEIQIIFQDPYSSLNPRMTIGKILEEPYIIHKTGNKAERKEKVLRLLEKIGLHPDAVKRYPHEFSGGQRQRVGIARAIALSPKLIIADEPISSLDVSIQAQIINLLEDLQKEFNLSLLFIAHDLNMVRHLSNRVAVMYLGRIVELAQTDELFRNPKHPYTEALLSAIPIPDPEKKGQKILLSGDIPSPIDLPAGCRFQSRCPKKIKECETFDPPLFSVNENHFAACLLVK; via the coding sequence ATCCCTCCTCTCCTTTCAGTCGTCCATTTGAAAAAATACTTTCCGGTCAAGGAGGGGTTTTTTTCTTCCGGAAACAAAGCCGTACACGCGGTTGACGACGTCAGCTTTGAACTTCAAGAAGGCGAGGTGCTGGGTCTGGTCGGAGAGAGTGGAAGCGGGAAATCGACAACAGGACGCCTGATATTAAGGTTGATCGAACCAACTTCGGGGGAAGTCTATTATCGCGGGGAGAATATTTTGAAGGCAGAGAGCGGACGGATGCGCTCTCTTCGAAAAGAAATCCAGATCATTTTTCAAGATCCCTATTCTTCACTCAATCCGAGAATGACAATCGGAAAAATTCTCGAAGAACCCTATATTATCCATAAAACCGGGAACAAAGCGGAGCGGAAAGAAAAAGTACTCCGGCTCCTTGAAAAGATCGGACTCCACCCCGATGCGGTAAAACGATATCCTCATGAGTTCTCGGGAGGACAGAGGCAACGCGTCGGAATTGCAAGAGCGATTGCGCTTTCGCCAAAGTTAATTATCGCCGATGAGCCGATCTCCTCACTCGATGTTTCCATACAAGCGCAAATTATCAATCTTCTGGAGGATCTGCAAAAAGAATTTAATTTGTCGCTTCTCTTTATCGCCCATGATCTGAATATGGTTCGCCATCTCAGCAACCGGGTGGCCGTCATGTATCTCGGCCGGATCGTGGAGTTGGCCCAGACTGATGAACTCTTTAGAAATCCGAAACATCCTTATACCGAAGCGCTCCTCTCCGCAATTCCCATTCCGGATCCGGAGAAGAAAGGTCAAAAGATTTTATTGAGCGGAGATATCCCCAGCCCGATTGATCTTCCTGCCGGATGCCGATTCCAGTCCCGGTGCCCTAAAAAAATAAAGGAGTGCGAAACTTTTGATCCCCCTCTTTTTTCTGTCAACGAAAACCACTTCGCCGCCTGTCTCCTGGTCAAGTAA
- a CDS encoding ABC transporter ATP-binding protein: MNSTIPEQPLLQIKNLKTYFFTQQGVVKAVDDLSFNIEKGKVLGLVGESGSGKSMTSLSVLRLVPPPGKIVSGEILFEGKPLLSLDGESMRRLRGKEISMIFQEPMTSLNPVFTVGEQVAEMLRLHLKMTRREAREKTCDLFKLVGIPSENKRFEEYPHQLSGGMRQRVMIAMAISCNPKLILADEPTTALDVTIQAQILNLLHDLKNRFHMAMLLVSHDLGIIAESADDVAVMYAGKMIEFATTRSLFANPLHPYTQGLLESLPRFDGHGLKKGRLKAIPGVVPRLIDLPPGCAFEPRCPFAMPVCKTDSPILEEKEKGHWSSCHLKEVHS; the protein is encoded by the coding sequence ATGAACTCAACCATTCCTGAACAACCTCTGCTTCAGATCAAAAACCTGAAAACCTATTTTTTCACACAGCAAGGGGTCGTGAAAGCCGTAGATGACCTTTCCTTTAATATTGAAAAAGGGAAAGTCCTCGGACTGGTCGGCGAATCGGGCTCGGGAAAGAGCATGACCTCTCTTTCTGTATTGAGACTGGTTCCACCCCCTGGGAAAATCGTTTCCGGAGAGATCCTCTTTGAGGGAAAACCTTTGCTGTCGCTCGACGGCGAATCGATGCGGAGATTGAGAGGGAAAGAGATTTCCATGATCTTTCAAGAACCGATGACCTCATTGAATCCTGTCTTCACTGTCGGAGAACAGGTCGCTGAAATGCTCCGGCTGCATCTCAAGATGACCCGTAGAGAAGCGAGGGAAAAGACTTGCGATCTTTTCAAACTGGTAGGTATCCCTTCCGAAAATAAAAGGTTTGAGGAGTATCCTCACCAACTGAGTGGAGGAATGCGCCAAAGGGTGATGATTGCGATGGCAATCTCCTGCAATCCCAAACTCATTCTGGCGGATGAACCGACGACCGCTCTCGACGTGACGATTCAGGCACAGATTTTAAATCTTCTCCATGACCTTAAGAATAGATTTCATATGGCAATGCTCCTGGTTTCTCATGACCTCGGCATTATTGCAGAATCGGCTGATGACGTCGCGGTCATGTATGCCGGTAAAATGATTGAATTCGCCACCACCCGGAGTCTTTTTGCCAATCCCCTTCACCCGTACACACAAGGACTCCTGGAATCACTTCCCCGATTTGATGGCCACGGATTAAAAAAAGGGCGCCTAAAAGCGATTCCCGGAGTAGTGCCGCGACTGATAGATCTACCCCCCGGATGCGCTTTTGAACCACGGTGTCCATTTGCCATGCCTGTCTGCAAGACCGACAGCCCCATTCTGGAGGAAAAAGAGAAAGGCCATTGGTCGAGTTGTCACCTGAAAGAGGTCCATTCTTGA
- a CDS encoding tetratricopeptide repeat protein, producing MGFEFEAVLKEASQLYDDKKFDEAEPLYLSLLKGTNKGYADIFNKLGLISHLKGDFQTASDFFQKALQINSKYTECSLNLAVTYNDMGKFDEAREVFNKALQIVQTSPNTIDPFIQGKLASEHKRLGEQYKDLGLYDQALEEFQKALTHRPNLVDIITLVGITLREKGRLDDSIRVLMRAKEVNPSFVPAMIQLGVTYYIKGFSNLARVEWEEAQAIDPEGKDAGVYLALAKKDEV from the coding sequence ATGGGTTTTGAATTCGAAGCGGTTTTAAAAGAAGCGAGCCAGCTCTACGACGATAAGAAATTCGATGAAGCGGAGCCTCTTTATCTCTCATTGCTAAAAGGAACCAACAAAGGTTATGCTGATATATTTAACAAGCTGGGACTCATTTCTCACCTGAAAGGGGATTTTCAAACCGCTTCCGATTTCTTTCAGAAGGCCCTCCAAATTAATTCGAAATATACTGAATGTTCATTAAACCTTGCCGTCACATACAACGATATGGGAAAGTTTGACGAAGCGAGAGAGGTATTTAACAAGGCGCTTCAGATCGTTCAAACGTCTCCCAATACGATAGATCCCTTCATTCAGGGAAAACTTGCTTCAGAACACAAGCGCCTCGGAGAACAATACAAAGATCTCGGACTTTACGACCAGGCACTTGAGGAATTTCAAAAGGCACTTACTCACCGGCCCAATCTCGTGGATATCATTACGCTTGTCGGGATCACCCTCCGGGAAAAAGGGCGCCTGGATGATTCGATCAGGGTTTTGATGAGGGCCAAGGAGGTCAATCCCAGTTTTGTCCCGGCGATGATCCAGCTTGGCGTCACCTACTATATAAAAGGTTTCTCAAACCTCGCCCGGGTGGAGTGGGAAGAGGCTCAAGCTATCGATCCGGAGGGAAAGGATGCGGGGGTGTACCTGGCACTGGCCAAAAAAGACGAGGTGTGA
- a CDS encoding YihA family ribosome biogenesis GTP-binding protein codes for MKIKSAEFISSCVDVRSFPKQLLPEIAFVGRSNVGKSTLMNRLLNRHALVKVSGTPGKTQTINFFLINKAFYFVDLPGYGFAKVPETIRLSWKKMIENYLSRRENLVGVVLLIDIRRSPMKEDLQMKDWLASFQIPALMVATKSDKLKTGQKIKSLAMIYDTYQAEQIIPFSSLTDEGKEEIWKSLSRLMRDAPQAHLAAGGGSGE; via the coding sequence ATGAAGATAAAAAGCGCTGAATTTATAAGTAGTTGCGTAGATGTCCGTTCTTTCCCAAAACAGCTTCTACCGGAAATAGCCTTTGTCGGAAGGTCGAATGTCGGAAAATCAACCTTGATGAACCGTCTCCTCAATAGACACGCTCTGGTGAAAGTAAGCGGAACCCCGGGAAAAACACAGACCATCAACTTTTTCTTGATTAATAAGGCTTTTTATTTTGTCGATCTTCCCGGGTACGGGTTCGCAAAAGTCCCAGAAACAATAAGGCTCAGCTGGAAAAAGATGATCGAGAATTACCTCTCGCGGCGTGAAAATCTGGTCGGTGTAGTTTTATTGATCGATATTCGGAGAAGTCCGATGAAGGAAGACCTCCAGATGAAAGATTGGCTCGCCTCATTTCAAATTCCTGCATTGATGGTGGCGACCAAGTCTGATAAATTAAAAACAGGTCAAAAAATAAAATCGCTGGCGATGATCTATGACACTTACCAGGCAGAACAAATCATCCCTTTTTCAAGCCTGACAGACGAGGGTAAGGAAGAGATCTGGAAATCGTTATCCAGGTTGATGAGAGATGCGCCCCAAGCTCATTTGGCAGCGGGCGGCGGAAGCGGGGAATAG
- a CDS encoding tetratricopeptide repeat protein codes for MKALLKAISKSISLSLISMLLTGFCLMVIPVLAEDENRSPDAVPTEISDEPLFDNQEARLHYQEGVQWYQKKSYEKAINALEKAVEANPEYKEAYYLLGYAYYEKGKMDLSREAFNQAYELDPLYSPLPPPAAK; via the coding sequence ATGAAAGCTTTGTTGAAAGCCATCTCAAAATCAATCTCTTTATCATTGATATCTATGTTGTTGACAGGGTTTTGTCTGATGGTGATACCCGTATTGGCAGAAGATGAAAATCGTTCTCCGGACGCTGTCCCGACCGAAATTTCCGACGAACCATTGTTCGACAACCAGGAGGCGCGTCTTCATTACCAGGAAGGGGTACAGTGGTATCAAAAAAAGAGCTACGAGAAAGCGATCAATGCTTTGGAAAAGGCCGTCGAGGCGAACCCGGAATATAAAGAAGCCTATTATCTTCTCGGCTATGCCTACTATGAAAAAGGTAAAATGGATCTTTCAAGAGAAGCCTTTAATCAAGCGTACGAGTTGGATCCTCTCTATTCCCCGCTTCCGCCGCCCGCTGCCAAATGA
- a CDS encoding peptidyl-prolyl cis-trans isomerase — translation MKFLTKPFLAILSLAMVFFACPLLAKEILIDRIAAVVNSEPILLSEVEGRLEIERQKESTSLMQLLNQIIDQRLEIQAARKKGLSVTDSEVQAALEETRVRNGLKDEEAFKKSLAKENLTLEKVTEEIKIQLLIRKLFQRDILQDVVIQEKELQAYYQNHLDLFKIPEKREISQILFEWKPDDDGPAREKVKEEAHILYGRLQKGEPIEDLIKEKWNYSRAMTLSELGTFEKGELLSVLDEAAFNTEAGKWSSPVESPLGVHLLRVTQKPAKYRSLDEVSPQIKEKLFQEKSEQLMSEWMANLRKSATIEMPLLKDPSFNNQGARP, via the coding sequence ATGAAGTTCCTGACTAAACCGTTTCTAGCCATTTTGTCTCTGGCCATGGTATTCTTTGCATGCCCCCTGCTCGCGAAAGAAATCTTAATCGACAGGATTGCCGCAGTCGTCAATTCAGAGCCGATCCTCCTGAGTGAAGTGGAAGGCAGACTCGAGATTGAACGTCAGAAAGAGTCCACATCGCTCATGCAGCTCCTTAATCAAATTATTGACCAAAGGCTGGAGATTCAAGCGGCTCGCAAGAAAGGGCTCTCTGTCACCGATTCCGAGGTTCAGGCGGCCTTAGAGGAAACCCGGGTTCGAAACGGATTGAAGGATGAAGAGGCCTTCAAGAAAAGTCTCGCAAAAGAAAACCTGACTCTTGAAAAAGTGACGGAGGAGATCAAAATTCAGCTTCTCATTCGAAAGCTTTTTCAGAGAGATATCTTGCAAGATGTCGTCATTCAGGAAAAAGAACTTCAGGCCTACTACCAAAATCACCTGGATCTTTTCAAGATTCCGGAAAAACGGGAGATTTCTCAAATTTTATTTGAGTGGAAACCTGATGATGACGGCCCCGCCAGAGAAAAGGTGAAAGAGGAAGCCCATATCCTTTACGGAAGACTTCAAAAAGGAGAACCGATAGAAGACCTGATAAAAGAGAAATGGAACTATTCCAGAGCGATGACCCTTTCAGAGCTAGGCACCTTTGAAAAAGGGGAACTTCTCTCCGTTTTGGACGAGGCCGCCTTTAACACCGAAGCGGGGAAGTGGTCATCTCCGGTTGAATCCCCTCTTGGAGTCCATCTGTTGCGGGTGACCCAGAAGCCCGCCAAATACAGATCCCTTGACGAAGTGTCACCGCAAATCAAAGAAAAGTTATTTCAGGAAAAGAGCGAACAGCTCATGAGCGAATGGATGGCAAATTTAAGGAAAAGTGCTACAATTGAAATGCCATTGTTAAAAGACCCGAGTTTTAATAACCAGGGAGCTCGCCCATGA
- a CDS encoding SurA N-terminal domain-containing protein: MNKVISRSHFSPFLPILLILIGGIFLSFSISSCKKKQIDPLSKTLVVVGGEKILDSDLNQAIAEIGSEMPVPQGEALDRLKSDLLDQLIQTRTFLQEAKRKNIQVSKSELDDFLTKSKAEYSENDFNELLKGKGLTYERWVQKISDNMIIQKLEEKATETVPEPTPDEIKEFYNSHLDDYKLKPGVRIRQILVGTEKEAREIRSALVKGADFAKLALERSISPDKDLGGDLGILTKDQMPEGFEVTLSLPINTISPIIKTSYGYHIFRVEGKQNGKISSLSEEAPRIRTLLFQERRDKEFAKWAIDLRKRTDIQILPDALNVKGIPK; encoded by the coding sequence ATGAACAAGGTGATCTCCCGTTCCCATTTCTCTCCTTTCTTGCCAATACTCCTGATCCTGATCGGGGGAATCTTTCTCTCTTTTTCTATCTCCTCATGCAAGAAGAAACAGATCGATCCCCTCTCCAAAACTCTGGTCGTCGTGGGAGGCGAGAAAATACTCGATTCCGATCTGAACCAGGCGATCGCTGAAATCGGCAGTGAAATGCCCGTTCCTCAGGGAGAAGCCCTTGATCGCTTAAAGAGTGATCTTCTTGACCAACTGATTCAAACCCGGACATTTCTTCAGGAGGCAAAAAGAAAAAATATCCAAGTTTCGAAATCGGAGCTCGATGATTTTCTGACAAAAAGCAAAGCGGAATACTCTGAAAACGACTTTAACGAACTTTTAAAGGGAAAAGGGTTGACTTATGAGAGATGGGTTCAAAAAATAAGCGATAATATGATCATTCAGAAACTGGAAGAAAAGGCAACAGAAACGGTTCCGGAACCCACTCCGGATGAAATCAAAGAGTTTTATAATAGCCACCTCGATGACTATAAATTAAAACCCGGTGTCAGGATCAGACAAATACTTGTGGGTACCGAAAAAGAAGCCCGGGAGATCCGCAGCGCCCTGGTCAAAGGCGCCGATTTTGCCAAGCTGGCACTGGAAAGATCCATCAGCCCGGACAAAGATCTTGGAGGCGACCTAGGGATCCTCACAAAAGATCAGATGCCGGAGGGTTTTGAAGTGACGCTATCTTTACCCATTAATACAATCAGTCCAATCATCAAGACTTCGTATGGTTACCATATTTTCAGGGTAGAGGGAAAACAGAATGGAAAAATTTCTTCCCTCAGCGAAGAAGCTCCCAGGATTAGAACTCTCCTTTTTCAAGAGAGAAGGGATAAGGAATTCGCCAAATGGGCAATTGATCTCAGGAAAAGAACTGACATTCAAATTCTTCCTGATGCATTAAACGTGAAAGGGATTCCGAAATGA